A region of Deltaproteobacteria bacterium DNA encodes the following proteins:
- a CDS encoding fibronectin type III domain-containing protein: MKSISRFKNILKGVICAVTLLMAATSHAGKATYTYDAYDRLDQLSYQDGPAFKYSYNESGSTVSKKLDGNRLRIYIFPDSSGNGEGSVSVSSNDATCGTDCYIYDAPTFVTLSTVPANSGFAFGYWSDPACGNSSTCDVYVDSIKLIKAHFTLVENTLRNYTANVTFNSQGAVSPDTPQIVQYGERINYSLTPFEPFQIASASGCNGTLNRGANTYEAGPIDESCTIDIAFGPLLNISKDGSGTGIVQDTSGAISCGDNCSAAFRHGTTVYFEAFPGSESIFSGWSSSGCSGTGNCNFTVLNPETVKATFTDMRPAAPSDLTAQVVSAKEVTLNWTQNSDDEDGFRIERKIGVLDTYTEVGTVGADETTFNDVGLIVGQSYYYRVAAYNGYGSSPYSNETSIVTYTLPMGNALDFDGVDDVVVVGNEASFDFYSTTPFTLEALVRVEEKGSGHHIIMAKQEAALDNISGSGYYLSVNEFEAGNGRLTFTMHGAAGYSEVYGTKDLIDGQWHHVAVVYSGSNFINGVSLYIDGVAELLTVDTDTLNGSSILNDAPLTVGTITNNPANIAFNGLIDEVRVWNVARTAQELFDNINVDLNGIGSGLVAEWRFEEGTGQLTLDGSLNDNDGQLGDTSGEDGNDPVWVFTGQEYTITVNVTGGIGGSLNPAGDVTVYSGGRETFEILPDRRYKVKDVFINTSSIGAVYSYEFTDVTSNQGIEVEFYEVLPSGYALDFTRSESDVVFTEN; encoded by the coding sequence ATGAAAAGTATATCCCGATTTAAAAATATACTGAAAGGTGTCATCTGTGCCGTCACCCTGCTGATGGCAGCAACATCACATGCCGGAAAAGCCACCTACACCTACGATGCTTACGACAGGCTGGACCAGCTCAGTTACCAGGACGGCCCTGCCTTCAAGTATAGTTATAATGAATCGGGAAGCACGGTTTCCAAAAAACTCGATGGTAACAGGCTGAGAATCTATATCTTTCCCGATAGCAGCGGCAATGGCGAGGGGTCCGTCTCTGTTTCATCCAATGATGCAACCTGTGGAACGGATTGCTATATTTACGATGCTCCCACCTTTGTAACACTCTCTACAGTTCCTGCCAATAGCGGTTTTGCCTTTGGATACTGGTCTGATCCTGCCTGTGGAAATTCATCTACCTGTGACGTTTACGTTGATTCCATCAAGCTGATAAAAGCCCACTTTACCCTTGTTGAAAATACCCTGCGCAATTATACCGCTAATGTTACTTTTAATTCACAGGGGGCAGTTTCACCAGACACACCTCAGATCGTTCAATATGGAGAGAGGATTAATTATAGCCTGACACCATTTGAACCTTTTCAGATAGCCTCCGCCAGCGGTTGTAACGGTACCTTGAATAGGGGTGCAAATACATACGAAGCAGGTCCCATTGATGAAAGTTGCACTATAGATATCGCCTTTGGCCCCTTGCTTAACATAAGCAAAGACGGCTCGGGTACAGGTATTGTTCAGGATACTTCCGGAGCAATTAGCTGTGGTGATAATTGCTCTGCTGCTTTCAGACATGGGACAACGGTTTATTTTGAGGCATTTCCAGGCAGTGAATCCATTTTTTCCGGTTGGAGCAGTTCAGGTTGCTCGGGAACGGGAAATTGTAACTTTACGGTATTAAATCCCGAAACTGTAAAAGCAACCTTTACCGACATGCGCCCCGCGGCGCCGTCTGATTTAACGGCCCAGGTTGTTTCCGCCAAAGAAGTCACTTTGAACTGGACTCAAAACTCGGATGATGAGGACGGTTTTAGAATAGAGCGTAAAATAGGAGTATTAGATACTTATACAGAGGTTGGAACCGTAGGGGCTGATGAGACGACATTTAACGATGTGGGACTTATTGTCGGACAGTCTTATTATTACCGGGTAGCTGCCTACAATGGATATGGGTCCTCTCCCTACAGTAATGAAACAAGTATAGTGACATACACACTTCCCATGGGTAACGCGCTCGATTTCGACGGTGTTGACGACGTGGTGGTTGTGGGGAATGAAGCGAGTTTTGATTTTTACAGTACGACGCCATTTACGCTGGAGGCGCTGGTGAGGGTGGAGGAGAAAGGTTCCGGGCACCATATCATTATGGCAAAGCAGGAGGCAGCCTTAGATAATATCAGTGGCAGTGGTTATTATTTGTCGGTTAACGAGTTTGAGGCTGGCAATGGACGATTGACCTTCACTATGCATGGCGCTGCCGGTTATTCGGAAGTCTACGGTACCAAAGATCTTATTGATGGCCAGTGGCACCATGTGGCTGTGGTTTATAGCGGCAGCAATTTCATTAATGGTGTAAGCCTATATATTGATGGCGTTGCTGAACTTCTGACAGTTGACACTGATACGCTAAACGGCAGCAGCATATTGAACGATGCGCCGTTAACGGTGGGGACGATAACGAATAATCCTGCTAATATTGCCTTTAACGGGCTAATCGATGAGGTACGCGTTTGGAACGTGGCGCGTACGGCGCAGGAGTTATTCGACAATATCAACGTGGATCTCAATGGTATTGGCAGCGGTCTGGTTGCCGAGTGGCGTTTTGAAGAAGGGACAGGCCAGTTAACGCTGGATGGATCACTTAACGACAATGATGGTCAGTTGGGAGATACGTCTGGAGAAGACGGGAATGATCCGGTATGGGTATTTACGGGCCAGGAATATACGATAACAGTGAACGTGACCGGCGGTATAGGCGGGAGTTTGAATCCTGCCGGTGATGTGACGGTTTATTCCGGCGGTAGAGAGACCTTTGAAATTCTTCCTGACCGCCGTTATAAGGTCAAGGATGTCTTTATCAATACGTCATCGATCGGTGCAGTGTATAGTTATGAGTTTACCGATGTGACCTCCAACCAGGGTATTGAAGTGGAGTTTTATGAGGTGCTGCCGAGTGGTTATGCGCTGGATTTCACTCGTTCCGAATCTGATGTTGTCTTTACGGAGAATGA